Genomic window (Chthonomonas sp.):
AGGTAGTTTCGGAATCTCCAGTTTGGTTCTTATGGTCGCCCGCGATGGAGGAGCTTCCGGACCCGAAGAATGGACAAAAACTAAGCATAGTCCGCGAGCTAATAGGAATCTCAAGGAACTACTCTTGGCTCGCAGTTTGCTCATGGTTAATCTCCGCCACGGCGGGCCAAGGCCCGTTTCCGGTTCTTCTTGTGAACGGGCCTCAGGGCTCCGGAAAGTCAACTCTTTGTGCCGCCCTGAAGAGCCTAGTTGATCCTGAATCAAGCTCTTCTATTGGAAGCGGCAACCTTAGTCAAGAACGGCTCTTCCAACTCGCCAAAAGAAGGCACGTCCTGATGATCGACAACCAAAGTACAGTGTCAGCGGAAATGAGCGACGGACTTTGCCGACTCGCTTCGGGTGGCGAGGTGATCAATAGGCGGCTATACACTGATGACGAAGAGCTTCACTACCAGGCGAGCAGACCTCTCATTCTCAACGGAATAACAGAGTTCGCAACTGCTCCAGACCTCCTTGACAGATCAGTTCTCTGCATACTTGATCCCGTCTCGCCAGAGAAGCGGAAACTGCTAGCCGACTTAAATACTCGTCTCCAGAGCTACAGGTCAGAGCTTTTAGGGGCGATCTATGGCGCGATCTCTGTTGGCCTACGGCGAATTCAATCTGGTTTCAAACCTGAGTTACCTCGAAATGCGGATTCTATGCTTCTCGCGTTGGCTTGCGAAGAGAGTTTCGAGTGCCCTCAAACAACGTTACTGGAAATGATCGAGGAGACAAGTTCCGTACAATCGGAAGTCGCACTGGACAATTCTCCGGTTGGAAGAGTTGCTCTGATTCTAGGGCGCACCGGTTGGAAAGGAACCTCAACTGATTTTTTTGAGGAAATGAGTCAACGAGATATGACAAAACCAGGCATGGGCCTTACGTCGCGTAAGGTCAAGCGTGAGCTTGACCGTCTCCGAGGTGATCTGTTCAAGAAAGGGGTCTCGTACGATACGAAGCGCACGAATGAAGAGAGATTGATCATTCTGGAACCCCTTCTGGACTCGGTTGAAGAACCCAAGAAGTCATTTCGAATCTCGAAGAAGAATCCTGAGTCTTGAGAAGTGTTCAAGGACGTTTCTGGACGTTACTGTAGTCTCAATGTAGTCCAAACTAAAACAGGGAGCCACTAAATGCAGAAAATCCCGCTCCGAGGCGGGATTTTGAACCTAAAACTTGGTGGACCGTGTAGGGCTCGAACCTACGACCCGCTGATTAAGAGTCAGCTGCTCTACCAACTGAGCTAACGATCCATCGGACAGCCACCATTATACCACGCCCAAAATGCGTGAGCAACCCGAGCGACTCGCAATCGGCGAGCAGGGGCGGCGCGAGCCCGGCAAGGAACAGGGCAAACTCTCCGGCATGACGCCGCGCGTTTACCGATGCCCCCGCGCTGACCAGCTGTGGCAAGCACAAGACCTCCAAATCCGGCCCGACGATTGGATTGACATCCCCTGGTCGGAGCCGTTTGTCGACATCGAAGGGGACCCGAGCAAGCCGCCGCGCCACCAAACCCAGGTCAAAATCGCCTACGGCGAGCACGGTCTCATGATCCTTGCCCACATGCAAGGGCCGGAGATCTGGGCGACGCTCACCGAGCGCGACAGCGTCATTTTCCACGACAACGACATCGAGCTGTTCCTCGATCCCGATGGCGATGGCGAGCTGTATCTCGAGCTCGAAATGAACGCCCTCAACACGGTTTGGGATTTGGTGCTCGTGCGGTCCTATCGCAATGGCGGGCCGCCGCTGGATTCGTTCGACGTGAAGGGCTTGCAAACCGCGGTCCGGATTGATGGCGAACTCAACCTCGCCAACCCGGCGAACCTCGGCTGGTGGGCGCACATGCAAATCCCGTACCGCAGCCTTAAGGAACTCGCCGGCAAGCAAAACTTCCCGCCGCAGCCCGGCGACGAATGGCGCATCAACTTCAGCCGGGTGCATTGGGATGCCGAAATCGTCGAGGGCCGCTGGCAAAAAGTCCCGGATCGGCCCGAGCACAATTGGGTGTGGTCGCCCATGGGCGAGGTGGATATGCACCTGCCCGATCGCTGGGGGCGGCTGCAGTTCGTCTAGCGCGGCATCACTTCAAACTGCGCGCCGAGCATTTGCCCGCGATACGAGAGCGTCCATTGGCCGTTGGCGTTGGCCTGCACGGTGCCGGCCAGCCGACCCTTGTTGCGCACGGTCACGCGGGCAAACGGCGAGGCAATTCCGCGCACCAAAAGCGTGCCGCCCATCGGCTGCACCTTAATCAGCACCGGTCGAATCGCGGTCCGCTTATCGCGGAATCCGCTCACGCTGGCGTGGCCGCCCAGGCCGCGCGCGGTCAACACGTTTGTGCCCACGATGGTCTTGGTCGAAAACGACCAAGCGCCCATTTCGTTCACCTCGGTGCGGGCCACGTCGCGCCCGTTGAGCAACAATCGCAGCGAGGTCCCCGGCTCGGCCAGGCCGTTTAGGGTCACCTCTTTGCCAAACTTTCCAAGCGGCGCCGGGTTCAAAATTGTGGGCCGGTTCGGGTCATAGACCATCAGTTCCAGCGAGGTCTTAAAGTCGCCGCTTTGCACGCTCAGGGTGTGCTCGCCGGGCGGTTGCGGCGGCAAGTGCGCCATCCATCGCCGGTCGGCGGTCGCGTGGGTCACGGCCAGGGTTTGGTCGCCCAGCCGAATCACCACCTTGGCGTCGGCGGGGGCGATGCCGTTTAGGCTCACGCCGGTGGTTGGCAATCCGCGGGTGGGTTCCGTCGCGTCAAATACCAGCGGTTTGCCGTCGGCGGTTTTCAGCTCCTCCGGAAGGTCTTGGGCGGGTAGCGAAACAATGCCGACCAACATTCCCGCCGCGATCAGCGCTTTGGCCGTATCGATCCAGCCGTAGCTACTCATGCGGCTGCTCCATGGCTTCGGCGGCGTAAATCGCGGCCGCTCGTCGCCAACTCAAAAAGTCCAGGTTTTGCCATTCCTGCGGGTGAATGATGTCGCGCAGGCGCTCTTCGCTGGTCGCCGCAAGATCGCTGTACTTGAGAATCCCCGATTCCCAAAGCCGCTGCTGATACACCGGGCCGATGCCCTCAATGCGCTCGAAAATGTCCTTGACAATCGCCACTACTTTGGTCGATCGGGTCTCGTGAATCTCCTTAATCGCCTGGTCCAATCGCCATTGGTTCGACCGCACGCCGAGGCGTAGCTCGTCGTTTTCCTGCTTCAGTTGGCTCAGGGTGTGGGTCAGTCGCACGTTCTCGTCGCGCAGCTTCATCACGTCCTCGTTTTCGCCTTCATATATGGTGGGCGTCGGTTCGGCGGGAGTGGACACGGGCGCCGGGACGGGTTCGGGCTGCTGGCGAAGCCTGCGCCGCAAAATCGCGACGTCCACCAGCCATTCCAAAAGGAACCCCGCCAGCAGGCCAATCAGTGCGCTCCGCCAATCCATGTGGCAAGTATGGCAAACCGCTTGCGGTTCTCAAGCTAGTAGTTTTGCTGGGTGACATGGAGTGCATCTTTTGTATAATGCGGGTAAGTGAAGTTGCGCCGAGCATTTACCTTAATGGAGGTGATCACCGTCATGGCGATCATCGCGATTTTGGCCGCCATCGCGGCGCCGCATCTGGCCTCGGCGCGACAGCGCGCTGAGCAAACGGTGACCGTCAACCACCTGAGGCAATCCGCGATGGCGCTGAGTCTCTATCGCAGTGAAAACGATGGCGACGGCAAACTTGGTAAGCCGACGCAAATGGGACTGCCGCCTCTGAAGACGTTCGCTTTCCAGTTCGGCGACCGATTCATGCGCCCGCTCCCCTGTAGCTATCGCAAGTCATCGGACTACATTTATTGGGCGCTGGACTTTTCCCGCCCCGAAGAAGACCCCGAGCCGTGGGAGTGGGTCGTCGCGCAAACGGGCGAGCAATCGCCGCTCATTTCCACTACGGACTGTACCGACCCAGGCATCAACCGGCTCAGCGTTTACGAGCGAAAGCTCGGTCTGGCGGTGCAGTTGGACCTCGGCTTGATCCGGCGCACGCGCACTGGCAACGACAGTAGATTGGCGTGGTGGAAGGATTGAAAACGCCCATAAAAGTCCTGCGGGTGTTGGCGGTGTTGTCGATTGTGGCGAGCTTCGGCATCATCTACTGGGTTTATCAGGGGCCAGACAGCGTCCGAGGTGCCGCCCGCAGGCTCGGCACATGCCTGGCGAAGGAGGATGTTGAGTGCATCATGTCCTTCGCCACGCCGGAAGAACTGGCGCAGTATGACCTGACGCCGGCGCAGGCGAAGAAGGTGGTGCGGGACATGCTCCAACTCCGCCGAACCCGCGCCAAATACGATGGTGGCAACCAAAAGGTTTTTGCCGAAGCCACCGATAGCGAGAGCCCAAACCCGGAGTTGGGAGTGGCATCGGTCGTGGTGCCGCTCAAGTTGCATCGTGGCGGCGAAACTGCCTGGGGCACATTTGTAACACGGGTGGACCGCAAGCCGGTCGCGCCGGAACTGATCACCAGCATGATCACCTCGTTTATAACGGACGAACCCACCCCCGCCAAGGCCGATCCGAAGCTCGCCAAGATTCTGCGCATGATTCGGTTTGCCGAGCAAACCGGCCCCGCGTTGGAGCGCATTGGTGCCCGCGGAATATGGCGAAGCGATGAACTGCGCCTGATGTCGTTTGCTGAGTACGCCGCCCGCTACCGCCGCTCGGTCGAAGGCATGCCCGGCGGACGCGAGCAGCTAGCCCTTCTGAACGAGCTCAATTAAGTTGCCAAAGGGGTCGCGGAAAAACACGTACCGATAGCCGAACGGGGGCACCGGCGTAATCTCGCTGATGACCTCAATGCCGTTGGCCCGGGCTTCGGCGACGGCCGCCTCAATGTCGGCGGTCTCCAGGGCAAAGTGCCGCCAACCTTCGTAGGGCAAACTTGCGCCGACGTCGCAGTGCTCGGGTTCGGTGCGGCGCGCATCGGGCGTGCCGAACAGCTCGATGATCGCGCCTCCCGGATGCGAAATCAGCACAATTTCGAGCGTGCCGACCGCCACCCGTCGCACGTCGCCAAAGCCCAATCGGTCGCAATACCAAGTGATGGCCGCCTCCAAATCGGGCACGGTGAGTCCAATGTGGTGAGCGACGCCTAAAGATTGCATAAGAAAATTATGGCGGGCCCTAAAGATTTCGGCGCGGCGAACCGTTATCCAATTGAGGCCCCTTGGGCCAAGCAGAAAAAGGCAACCCTGGGGGCGACCCCTTGGACGCAAAGCCTAGGATCTCGCCGACGCGAGACAGCCGGGACGCCTGTTTGAGATTTCGGAGGAAACAATGAGAATTTCAGACATTGAATTGAAGAAGGTCGTTGAGACCCAAGGCTACGCGATGGTCGAAGCCGATCACGGCTTTGAGCCCTCCCCTCGAGAGAGCGACATGGAAATGATTCGAGAACTCACCGCGAAGGTCATTGCGATGCCCGACCGCGAAGAGATGATCGCCGACCTGAAAGAGCGCATTGCTCGCGGCGAATACAATCCCGCTGGTTCGGACATTGCCGACACGATGATTCGGCGATCGATCGCCGACCGTATTCGGTAACCCGGTTCGAGTTGGATGACGTCATAGTGTGGAGGTCTCCTGCGCGGCGGTGGTGCTTACTGAGTCAGGTGCAGTCCGTGTTCGCTTCCGCTGACGGTGGCGAAAGTGCGCTTGAAGGCAACTCTCCACGGACCTAAGAGCCGCACCGGCTCTCAAGTGTTTTGTCTTCCGGTCACCGCTCAATAAGGTGGGTGGGCTACAATGACTGCACCCCACCCAATTCAGCTGAGCCCGAGGCGACTACTTAATTCTCGCTCAGAATGAGTAGGATTGCAGCCGCTGACAGGCTAAAGGCGATTGAAAGACAGGTGTAGATGTGACCAGCGTAAAGCCTGGCATAACCGCAAGTGACTGCGGTGGAGCCTCCACAACTGAAGGCCGCGCTGACTAATGCAAGTCGTAGTGACAAGGCATGTTCTGATGTGGATTGTTTCATAGTCATCCCCACTAACTTGGAGACTCGCCCTGCGCGAACTTGGTTCAATAATTTTGTGCAAAATGCACATAAAGATTCCAGATGGATTTCATGACCGAGATATTGGCAAATATTGCATTAAATTGTCTATCAAGTGTATTAAAAGACGCTAGATTGCACGCGCTTGCTCATCAGTCGCGAGCCGCCAATTTGCGGCGATAGAGAAGGTTGTTTCAGGAATACGGATTCACGAGCAATTCTTGATGCATTGGATCAAAATTGCATCTATTGTCGTCTGAAGATTAATGGAGAAAAAATGAAATGAGCCTTGCCAAGCAGAATTACGAGCATTCAACATCTTTTCCGTCTATCGGACGGGCAGTGAAAACACTAACCACCGCAGTCTCGGACCAGTTGGGCAGAAAGCTTCTTGACTTGTATCCAGTGTTTGCGAAGCGAGAGGGGGGGAATGGTCGCACGCCATACGAGTCGATCACCAAAGGGAGAGAAAAGCGCCTTGCGAGGTACCTGATCGTCGCAGATTCACTGAGGGCGTTGGTGGATGAGCCTAGCGAGAGCGTATTGGCTGCCTACGAAGAAACAAAAAGGCTGGTTGCGGCGGCTGAGGTTGTTGCCGAGGGCGTGACTCTGGGCGCTCTGCCTGCTGCGTCCGGCCGCACGACATCTGTCCGCGGTTTGATCGTCAAGAAAGATCCCGGTCTTGCATTCGTGAAGCTATGCGAATTGAAGGCACCAGAAGATTTCTCAGAACTGAGGGAGTTTCAGGCAAAACTGCGCGACTCGATTTCGATGCTCAACCCGGCACAGGCAGCACAGCGTGAGCAAGGCATATTGGATGCAGTGCTAGGGGGACATCTTTACGGCGCCACATCTCATTCTAAACGGGATATCACGGAGTTGGTTCGCCAACATCAGGAAAATGAACGGACTTCCAAGTGGCTAGTCTCATGCCGCTCGCGCCTAGCGAATTTGAAGTTCCCTGCCCCATATCGAGACTCGTGGAGGTTTCTGGACCAGATTTTGGCCGGATCGTCAACTGCGGGGCGAGACCGTTCCGAGCCGAAGTCGTCGTTTCGCGGGGAGCACGCGATACTCATAGATCATCAGCACGATACCGCCGCTCAGCGGCTTGCGCCCGCGACATCAACCAGCCAGTGGGAGAATGTACGGCGATTTTCTCGTCCTCTCCATACGCTCTATTCCCGGCAATGTTGTTTCGATTCAGCAGCGGCACCCCAAAAAGTGTCTCACCGCATTAAGGGCTTATTGCCTAGTCTGATTCGTGCATTATCTGACGAGCAGGTCCTCCTTCACGATAAAGAGATTTGTTGCGCCGATGTTGCTCCAACCGCTCTCAATGCCAACATTCCGGTTTACAAAACAACGTACTTTGCTGCAACTCTGTCGACCAGATCTGTCGCGCTCGATGCTTACAGTGAGGACGGCGCCAGAACGTTTGACGGTCTTGGTATGGTGGAAGAAGATGGTACTTGGCTCCTTTTGAGGTCAAATCATACGATCAAGCCTCTTCTTGTCATGGTGCTCCTTGTTACAAACGATTCCCAAGTGATCTTTAGCTTGCCGAGGTCCTGCGGGCACTCGAGTGCAAAAACATGGTTGCCAACCATCAGTGGATACATGATTCCCGAGGATTTCAACAGTAAGTCCGAACTTGTTTCAGCTGTGCATGCTTGCAGCCAGCGGATGCTGAGAAGTTCTGCCGTGCCCTCAGTCGACTACGACATCCAGTGCACTGGCTTCGGCCTCGACGCGTGCTATGGGCTTCGACCAACCTTTTTTGTGCTTGCTCGGACGAAGACTGTAGAAAGTTCCCAGTATGTGGAATGCGCGTCAGATCCTAGCACGATTTTTCGTTACCATAGCTTAGTTGCAGACAACCCACAAGTTTCGTTTAATGAACTGCTTAACCTGCCACGGTATGCGCATGCGGACATGCTGCAGGCCAGCTTCTACTTTGCCCGCCAGTACTTTGAACTTCTTCGTAGGCTCGGATTGCCGGCAAGCGTTGATGCGATCGGAAAGCTAAGCTGGGCTGGCCAAGAGCCTGGGGAAGGTGGGGACACCAGTTAAGTTGACCAAGAGTGAAGGCTCTGTCGGGGGTTATCCCCTTCCACTTGTTGGTGCCGCTCGAATCAGGACTCAAGTCGAAAGCGGAACGTCAGCGATCCGACCGAGAAACAGCGCCCAACGTTAACGTTCGCTTAAGCGGATGTTAAATGAAACCGCGCACAACAAACCCTTAAACTTCCCGCGAAACACTCGTCCTCGGGGGCCGAAACGGCAACCCGGAGACGACCATGAAAACGGGATCCATTCTATTTCTTGCCGCTGTTGCGACAAATGCCTTCGCCAATTTCACGGCGGGCAACCTTGTGGTGGCCACGATCGGTGACGCGGGTGCGGACAACCTGAACCAGCCGGTTCAACTGCTGCAATACACCAAGTCCGGTTCGGCCGTCGGTTCGCCGCTGAGCCTCAACAACCTCGGCAGCCGCAACATCACCACCGACTGGGGCGAAACCTCGGAAGGCGCGCTCGAACTCTCGGCCAACGGTCAGTATCTGATGATCGCCGGTTACGACGAAGCCCCGCTCAGCGCGCTGTGGAACAAGTTCGACTCGGCCCGCGCCGTGGCTCGCATCAACCCGGCTGGTCAAGTCGAGTTCTCGAGTCCGTTTAGCCTGTACGATCAAAATCTGCAACTGGGCGACGGGGCTCGCGCAGTGGCCTCGCAAACCGGTAGCGACTTTATTGTCACGGGCGGCGATGCTGGTCTTTACAAGGGCACCTTTGGCAACCCGACCGGCACGCAAGTGTTCAATCCGGCGCTCTCCACGCGCATGGCCAAGTACTTTGGCGGCAACTTCTACTTCAGCGGCTCCAACGCTTACTATGCGTCGGAATCCGGCAGTGGCGTCAACGGTCTGACCACCTGGTCGACCAACCCGGCCGATTCGTTTGCAAAGCCGGGCCTCTTCGCTACCCCGAACACGAATGGTGGCACGCCCGGCAGCGGCCGCGACTTCGAATTCGTGGATGCCAACACCATGTACTACGCCACGTCTTCGGGCACTGTCGGTTTGGTCAAGATGGTTCGCACGGGCGGCGTGTGGAGCGAGGCGTATCGCCTGGCTGGCACCGGCTTCAACAGCATTGCGGTGGACACCAGCGGTCCGCAAAACGTGATCTACATCACGGGTTCGGCGGGCGCTGATCTCTTCAAGATCACGGACATGGGCACCGGCTTCTCGGCGACCACGAGCATCGCGACGGCTCCGGCCAACACCCGCTTCCGCGGCGTGAGTTTCGCTCCGACGAGCGGCGCGACGATCAGCGGTTCGATCAACCTTGGCAGCTACGTAGGTAGCGTGTCGGGTAGCGCGACGGTGGCCGTCACGTTCCAACTGTTCGATTCCAGCAGCAACTTGGTGCAAACCTCGACGGTCAACGTCGCGCCGAGCGCCGGCATTGCTTCGTACTCGCTGCCGGTTACCGCGAGCGTTTCGGGTGCCGTCACCCTGCGCGCCGGTGCCGCCACTTGGCTGGTTCGCCCGGTCTCGACGACGATCGGCGCGACGAACGCTAACTTCGTGCTTCCGAACGGCGACGTCGTGAAGGACGGCATCGTGGACATCGCTGACTACTCGGCCCTCGCCGCCGCGTTCGACTCGAACTTTGGCGACGCCAACTACCTCGCCGGTGCTGACCTCAACAAGGACGGCATCGTGGATATCGCGGACTACTCGACGCTGGCCGCCAGCTTCGACCTCGGCGACCTCTAAGACCAACCCTGCGAGGGCGGAGATTGTCCGCCCTCGCTTTTCCACCTCCACAACCCCCATGAAGAAAGCATTCACACTCATCGAGCTTCTCGTCGTGATCGCGATTATTGCGATCCTCGCCGCGATTCTGTTCCCGGTTTTCACCAAGGCTAAGATGGCCGCCAAGAAGACCGCCGACCTGAGCAACTCGAAGCAAATCGGCATCGCTCTGCAGCTTTATCTCAACGAAAGCGACGACGTGTACCCGCCGAGCAATCACCGCGAAAACGACGATCCCGACAAGGAAGTCCATTGGAGCTGGATGATTCTGCCGTACATGAAGAACGAGCAGATTTTCATCTCCCCCGCCGACAAGGTGGGCGGATGGGCCCCGACGACCTGGAACGTACTGAATAACAACCGCGGCTTCGGCGTGCCGTCGTTCCAGCAAAGCCTGGGCCGCAGCACCAACCCGGGAACCCGACAGGTGGCCCGCATTAGCTATGTCGCCAATCAAAACCTCATCGGTCGCAAGCGCCAAAGCACCGACACCAGCAACGTGGTGCCGCAGTTTGAAGTCAACGACGTGAGCGGAACGATTATCATTGCTCCGGCCACCGAAGCCCCGCGGTGCATGAACGCCGATTGGGTTCCGGGCGGCAACGGCGGCGAGTTCCGCACGTACCGGCCGGCGTTTGGCATCGCCAGCAAGGGTCAGCGCGCGCTCAGCGGCTCGGCTCAGCCCTCGCTCGGCGAACAACCGCTCGAAGCTCTCACCTGGGCCACCGCGACTCGCATTTGGAACTGCGAACAAAACGTCGTGGGTCCGGATCACACGTTGCGATTTACGCACAGCGGTCGATTCGACGCGGGGAACAACTACGTGATGGCCGACACCAGCGCGAAGTACTGGAACACCGCGGCCACGTTCAGGGCGCAGCGATTCGCGTGGGGCCGCAAGGGGTACAGCGTCGGATTCCTGACGGTGATCGACCCCGCCACGGGCCTCGCGCTCGAATAGTTAGCAAGCCGGGGGGCGAAAAACTTCGTCCCCCGGAGGGCCTTTCCCACGTATTATTGAGTGAAGGGTCGCTCGTTGGCCCGGTTGAGGAGTGACTATGACCAAGAAAACGAAAATTATCGCCATCGCCGCCGTGACCCTGCTGATGACCCCGATCGCGGTTCCGCAGATCAAGCAGATTATCAAGGTGATTGGCGTGGGCGCCGCCGTCAAGCAGTTCAACAAGGACATTAACAAGGCGTTTAACAAGCTCGCCAACCGCAGCGACACGGCCACCAAGATGACCAAGGTCGTCCCGATTCTCACCGTCGGCATCGGCAAATCAAACGCCATCGGCGCCGCCCAAGTCATGGGTCCGCCCAGCCTGGTGAAGCGGGTGAACGCCGTGGCCGCGCCCGAAACCGAGCTCTTCGGCAAGGAAATTCGCATTCGCGCGCTGATCCCGGTGGAGGACATGGACGTGAGTAAGGGCATCGACACCGTGGACGGCGTCGGCGTCAGCGGCATCGTCGATCTGAAGCTCTAACTTTGCAGAATCTCGTCTAGCGCCCGGCTGGTGTTCGCAATGCGAACCATCGGCGAGCGGGCGTAAAGCGGAATCATCTCCGCCGTGAGTGGCCCTTCGTACCCAATGGCGCGGAGGGCCTTCATCACGGCCGGGAAGTCCACATCGCCTTCGAGCAAGTCGACAAATCCGGCCGCGGTGCCCACCGATCGTCGGAAGTCCTTCATGTGGATGGCGGCGATTTTGTCACCGAGGTGCAGAATCCAGTCTTCGGGGTAGCCAAACGGCAGGATGTTGCCGACGTCGAGATACGCGCCGATCCACTCGCTATCAAACTGGGCGAGAAACATTTCCATTTCGCCCGGCGACATGAGGATCTTGTTCCAGACGTTCTCGATGCCCAGTCGCACCTTGTGCTCGGCTGCCAGCGGCAACACTTCGCGAAGTCCGGCGGCGGCGTTGCGCATGACCTCGCCATACGGCTGCGGAGCACGATCGGGCAGAAAGAACACGTCCACCGCGCCGGGAATCGTCAGCAGTACCGTCGCTCCGAGCCAACTGGTGATGCGGATCATCGCCCGCAAGTCTTCGATCGCGGTTGCCCTCAGCGCCGGATCAGTGTCGCCCACCGAGCGACCCCAATACATGCCGCTGGCGACCGTGTGCAAGCCAACTCCTTGCGACTCGGCATAGGCCACAATCTCGCGGCATTCCGCCTCGGTTGTGGAGAGGCAGAGCTCGGTGTCGCAGTTAATGGCC
Coding sequences:
- a CDS encoding carbohydrate-binding family 9-like protein, giving the protein MREQPERLAIGEQGRREPGKEQGKLSGMTPRVYRCPRADQLWQAQDLQIRPDDWIDIPWSEPFVDIEGDPSKPPRHQTQVKIAYGEHGLMILAHMQGPEIWATLTERDSVIFHDNDIELFLDPDGDGELYLELEMNALNTVWDLVLVRSYRNGGPPLDSFDVKGLQTAVRIDGELNLANPANLGWWAHMQIPYRSLKELAGKQNFPPQPGDEWRINFSRVHWDAEIVEGRWQKVPDRPEHNWVWSPMGEVDMHLPDRWGRLQFV
- a CDS encoding VOC family protein, with the translated sequence MQSLGVAHHIGLTVPDLEAAITWYCDRLGFGDVRRVAVGTLEIVLISHPGGAIIELFGTPDARRTEPEHCDVGASLPYEGWRHFALETADIEAAVAEARANGIEVISEITPVPPFGYRYVFFRDPFGNLIELVQKG
- a CDS encoding flagellar biosynthesis anti-sigma factor FlgM, encoding MKKVVETQGYAMVEADHGFEPSPRESDMEMIRELTAKVIAMPDREEMIADLKERIARGEYNPAGSDIADTMIRRSIADRIR
- a CDS encoding prepilin-type N-terminal cleavage/methylation domain-containing protein; amino-acid sequence: MKKAFTLIELLVVIAIIAILAAILFPVFTKAKMAAKKTADLSNSKQIGIALQLYLNESDDVYPPSNHRENDDPDKEVHWSWMILPYMKNEQIFISPADKVGGWAPTTWNVLNNNRGFGVPSFQQSLGRSTNPGTRQVARISYVANQNLIGRKRQSTDTSNVVPQFEVNDVSGTIIIAPATEAPRCMNADWVPGGNGGEFRTYRPAFGIASKGQRALSGSAQPSLGEQPLEALTWATATRIWNCEQNVVGPDHTLRFTHSGRFDAGNNYVMADTSAKYWNTAATFRAQRFAWGRKGYSVGFLTVIDPATGLALE
- a CDS encoding sugar phosphate isomerase/epimerase, with product MIKAINYWSFPGGLEGTLPAREAIDLARDNGFPALELAINCDTELCLSTTEAECREIVAYAESQGVGLHTVASGMYWGRSVGDTDPALRATAIEDLRAMIRITSWLGATVLLTIPGAVDVFFLPDRAPQPYGEVMRNAAAGLREVLPLAAEHKVRLGIENVWNKILMSPGEMEMFLAQFDSEWIGAYLDVGNILPFGYPEDWILHLGDKIAAIHMKDFRRSVGTAAGFVDLLEGDVDFPAVMKALRAIGYEGPLTAEMIPLYARSPMVRIANTSRALDEILQS